Proteins encoded together in one Gemmatimonadota bacterium DH-78 window:
- a CDS encoding thiazole synthase — MTTTTRSASEAADKPLVVGGREFRSRLIVGTGKYATNREMVDAIRASGADVVTVAVRRVDLDRSKEEGILHHLDPEEFFLLPNTAGCYSADDAIRYARLARAAGFTDFLKLEVIGDETTLLPDVQATIEAAKVLVAEGFKVMAYTNEDLITALRLEDAGCAAVMPLASPIGSGLGVVNPYFIREIKRRLEVPVIVDAGVGTASDACFTMEQGVDGVLMNTALAAADDPVAMARAMKLGIEAGRLAWLAGRMPKREIAVPSSPTVGMLD; from the coding sequence ATGACGACGACGACGCGCAGCGCCTCCGAAGCGGCCGACAAGCCTCTGGTCGTGGGGGGGCGGGAGTTTCGCTCGCGCCTGATCGTGGGCACCGGCAAGTACGCCACCAATCGCGAGATGGTCGACGCCATCCGGGCGTCCGGCGCCGATGTGGTGACGGTGGCGGTGCGGCGGGTGGACCTCGACCGGTCGAAGGAGGAGGGAATCCTCCACCACCTCGATCCGGAGGAGTTCTTCCTGCTGCCCAACACCGCGGGCTGCTACAGCGCCGACGATGCGATCCGCTATGCGCGGTTGGCTCGGGCGGCGGGCTTCACCGACTTCCTGAAGCTCGAGGTGATCGGCGACGAAACCACGCTGCTCCCCGACGTGCAGGCCACGATCGAGGCGGCCAAGGTGCTGGTGGCCGAGGGCTTCAAGGTGATGGCGTACACCAACGAGGACCTCATCACCGCCCTCCGCCTGGAGGACGCGGGCTGCGCTGCGGTCATGCCGCTCGCGAGCCCCATCGGGTCGGGTCTGGGGGTCGTGAACCCCTACTTCATCCGCGAGATCAAGCGGCGCCTCGAGGTGCCGGTGATCGTCGATGCCGGAGTGGGCACGGCATCCGACGCCTGCTTCACCATGGAGCAGGGTGTGGACGGCGTACTCATGAACACCGCTCTCGCCGCGGCCGATGACCCGGTCGCCATGGCCAGGGCGATGAAGCTCGGCATCGAGGCCGGGCGACTGGCCTGGCTGGCGGGTCGCATGCCGAAGCGGGAGATCGCGGTGCCGTCGTCGCCCACCGTGGGGATGCTCGACTGA
- a CDS encoding thiamine phosphate synthase, whose product MTRGNRVVVPPVHLITDDAVLAHAEFDARMEALLALGGTQVALHVRGPGTPGRRLQEIVQRAREAAGEGARVIVNDRLDVALAAGADGVQLARRSLPLAAARTVAPALPMGLSVHAVREIAAARAAGARGPDWFVAGTIWPTASHPDRPGGGLDHLRAMVESARAEVESARAGDESARAGAASAPVIAIGGVTPERTAEARRAGAGGVAVLRGVWAAVDPVEALSRYLSAWNDP is encoded by the coding sequence ATGACGCGGGGGAACCGGGTGGTGGTGCCGCCGGTTCATCTCATCACCGACGACGCCGTGCTCGCGCACGCCGAGTTCGACGCGCGGATGGAGGCCCTTCTCGCGCTCGGCGGGACGCAGGTGGCCCTGCATGTGCGGGGGCCCGGCACCCCGGGTCGGCGTCTTCAGGAGATCGTCCAGCGGGCGCGCGAGGCGGCCGGCGAGGGTGCACGCGTGATCGTCAACGACCGCCTCGACGTGGCCCTGGCCGCGGGGGCGGATGGGGTGCAGCTCGCCCGGAGATCGCTCCCGCTCGCGGCGGCTCGGACGGTGGCACCGGCGCTGCCGATGGGGCTCTCGGTGCACGCGGTGCGGGAGATCGCAGCCGCCCGCGCGGCAGGCGCTCGGGGCCCGGATTGGTTCGTGGCCGGGACGATCTGGCCGACGGCATCGCATCCCGATCGGCCCGGCGGCGGCCTCGACCACCTCCGAGCCATGGTGGAGAGCGCACGGGCGGAGGTGGAGAGCGCCCGCGCGGGGGATGAGAGCGCCCGCGCCGGAGCGGCGAGCGCCCCCGTGATCGCCATCGGAGGCGTCACCCCGGAACGCACCGCCGAGGCGCGTCGCGCGGGAGCGGGCGGGGTGGCGGTGCTGCGCGGGGTGTGGGCCGCCGTCGACCCGGTCGAGGCACTCTCTCGCTATCTTTCGGCATGGAACGACCCATGA
- a CDS encoding CdaR family protein, giving the protein MSVLPAVVTRNWTLKLASLGLAMFLWAVVRAEPPDRELVADVPVLVQVGDLDWREAAPPEPATVQVRFAGPARQILALNRESAAVRVPLDVVGSPDTTVQLRRDWVVIEGAGGVVVEDVLPSTVDIHLERTARVALPVSLSTAGTPAEGYVLAAPVEPMPPTVRVHGAESRVAALDSLLGRPIDISGMDGVERVVIPIDTTGLTGITLTPTEVEAVVRVERAIDRVLPPVVVEIEGGASGLAVSPERLEITIRGPAGRTSEADLSDLRLIVAADDVRELTDDEERRVAVRVSGLDDPFLSVLTAVDSVMVRRANDPDDGGPR; this is encoded by the coding sequence GTGAGCGTTCTTCCCGCCGTCGTCACCCGCAACTGGACCCTGAAGCTCGCCTCGCTCGGCCTGGCGATGTTTCTCTGGGCCGTGGTGCGGGCCGAGCCGCCGGACCGCGAACTGGTGGCCGATGTGCCGGTGCTCGTGCAGGTGGGCGATCTCGACTGGCGCGAGGCCGCGCCGCCGGAGCCGGCCACCGTGCAGGTGCGCTTCGCCGGGCCGGCCCGGCAGATTCTGGCGCTGAACCGCGAGAGCGCCGCCGTGCGGGTGCCGCTCGACGTGGTGGGCTCCCCCGACACGACCGTGCAGTTGCGTCGCGACTGGGTCGTGATCGAGGGCGCGGGCGGGGTGGTGGTCGAAGACGTGCTTCCGTCCACGGTCGACATCCACCTCGAGCGCACCGCCCGGGTGGCGCTCCCGGTGAGCCTGTCGACGGCGGGGACCCCTGCCGAGGGCTACGTGCTGGCCGCGCCCGTCGAACCGATGCCTCCGACCGTGCGGGTGCACGGGGCCGAGAGCCGGGTGGCCGCGCTGGATTCGCTTCTCGGTCGACCGATCGACATCTCCGGCATGGACGGAGTGGAGCGGGTGGTCATCCCCATCGACACCACCGGGCTGACCGGAATCACGCTCACTCCGACCGAGGTGGAAGCGGTGGTGCGGGTCGAGCGCGCGATCGACCGCGTGCTGCCCCCGGTGGTCGTGGAGATCGAGGGGGGGGCGAGCGGACTGGCCGTCTCGCCCGAGCGTCTGGAGATCACGATCCGGGGGCCCGCCGGTCGCACCTCCGAGGCCGATCTGTCGGACCTTCGGTTGATCGTGGCGGCCGACGACGTGCGCGAGCTAACCGACGACGAGGAGCGGCGCGTGGCGGTGCGGGTGTCCGGCCTCGACGATCCCTTCCTCTCGGTGCTGACCGCCGTCGACTCGGTGATGGTGCGTCGCGCGAACGATCCCGACGACGGGGGGCCGCGATGA
- a CDS encoding PASTA domain-containing protein — MLRSPRVLGAAVGVAALGLLVGWLFSTLVLFPAPDTLTGLVQVPDVQGRSLDGVEQALADAGLDLGSVEEYRHPAVDSGAVVAQSPLPGQLALPGAEVRVTVSVGAERRAIPSVSRLAATQAVDVLRATGFTVAVDSVESDLARGRVVEVDPDEGSALALPAEVRVTVSLGPPSVTLPVLLGLSEVVARDSLSSLGLLVGEVEEVFRFGRDQGRVVGQEPPGGTELERGTAVRLVVGRRGG; from the coding sequence GTGCTCCGTTCACCGCGGGTACTCGGGGCGGCCGTCGGTGTGGCCGCGCTCGGGCTTCTGGTCGGTTGGCTCTTCTCGACCCTCGTGCTCTTTCCGGCGCCCGACACCCTGACCGGCCTCGTGCAGGTGCCCGACGTGCAGGGGCGGTCGCTCGACGGGGTGGAGCAGGCGCTGGCCGACGCGGGTCTCGATCTCGGGTCGGTCGAGGAGTATCGCCATCCGGCCGTCGACTCGGGGGCCGTCGTCGCGCAGTCGCCTCTGCCCGGACAGCTCGCCCTGCCGGGTGCCGAGGTGCGGGTCACGGTGAGCGTCGGTGCCGAGCGTCGGGCCATTCCCTCGGTCTCGCGGCTCGCCGCCACCCAGGCGGTCGACGTGCTGCGCGCGACCGGCTTCACGGTGGCCGTGGATTCGGTGGAGAGCGATCTGGCGCGGGGGCGCGTGGTGGAGGTCGACCCCGACGAGGGCTCGGCGCTCGCCCTTCCGGCCGAGGTGCGGGTGACGGTCAGTCTCGGCCCGCCCTCGGTCACCCTGCCCGTCCTGCTCGGGCTGTCGGAGGTGGTCGCGCGCGACTCGCTGTCGTCTCTGGGACTCCTCGTGGGCGAGGTGGAGGAGGTGTTTCGCTTCGGCCGGGATCAGGGCCGTGTCGTGGGTCAGGAGCCCCCCGGCGGCACCGAACTGGAGCGCGGCACCGCGGTTCGTCTGGTGGTGGGCCGGCGAGGGGGGTAG
- the tsaD gene encoding tRNA (adenosine(37)-N6)-threonylcarbamoyltransferase complex transferase subunit TsaD has product MSPIVLGIETSCDETSVGVVGPDLEILGHVILSQDVHEVYGGVVPELAARQHLAHLDRVVDRALDEAGIGLGEVDAIAATAGPGLVGALLVGFGWARSAALALGRPLVPVHHMEAHLFAPSLEDPDAEPPFVALLVSGGHTLLMHVPEWGRYTLLGETRDDAAGEAFDKVAKLLGLPYPGGRPLSDLARSGDPAAFDFPRPMLRGTAAPGTADWYDMSFSGLKTAVLLAVREAEADGTFEARRADLAASFQAAVVDLLVAKTMRAVDETGCPRVLLGGGVSANRPLQEAMRTALGPEGRLFRSSPRLAMDNGAMVARAGRFRLDCGEVAAPDATARPDLPFPGLSRRAG; this is encoded by the coding sequence ATGAGCCCGATCGTGCTCGGCATCGAAACCAGCTGCGACGAGACCTCGGTGGGGGTGGTGGGCCCGGATCTCGAGATCCTCGGGCACGTGATCCTCTCGCAGGACGTGCACGAAGTGTACGGAGGGGTGGTGCCGGAGCTGGCCGCGCGGCAGCACCTCGCGCACCTCGACCGGGTGGTCGATCGGGCGCTCGACGAGGCCGGCATCGGCCTCGGAGAGGTGGACGCGATCGCGGCCACCGCCGGGCCCGGGCTGGTGGGTGCACTCCTGGTGGGTTTCGGCTGGGCCCGCTCCGCGGCGCTGGCCCTGGGGCGACCGCTGGTGCCGGTGCACCACATGGAGGCGCATCTGTTCGCGCCCTCCCTGGAAGACCCCGACGCCGAACCGCCCTTCGTGGCGCTGCTGGTGTCGGGGGGGCACACCCTCCTGATGCACGTGCCCGAGTGGGGTCGCTACACCCTGCTCGGAGAGACCCGCGACGACGCCGCGGGCGAGGCGTTCGACAAGGTGGCCAAACTGCTCGGGCTCCCCTACCCGGGGGGGCGCCCGTTGTCCGACCTCGCGCGCTCGGGCGATCCCGCGGCCTTCGACTTTCCGCGCCCGATGCTGCGCGGCACCGCGGCCCCGGGCACCGCCGACTGGTACGACATGTCGTTCAGCGGACTGAAGACGGCCGTACTGCTCGCGGTGCGCGAGGCCGAGGCCGACGGCACCTTCGAAGCGCGCCGCGCCGACCTCGCCGCCTCCTTTCAGGCCGCCGTGGTCGACCTGCTGGTGGCCAAGACGATGCGGGCCGTGGACGAGACCGGCTGCCCCCGGGTGCTGCTCGGCGGCGGCGTGTCGGCCAACCGGCCGTTGCAGGAGGCCATGCGGACGGCGCTCGGCCCCGAGGGCCGGCTCTTCCGCTCTTCGCCCCGCCTGGCCATGGACAACGGCGCCATGGTCGCCCGCGCCGGACGGTTCCGGCTCGACTGCGGCGAGGTGGCCGCACCCGATGCCACCGCCCGCCCCGATCTGCCCTTTCCCGGCCTGAGCCGCCGGGCCGGCTGA
- the lgt gene encoding prolipoprotein diacylglyceryl transferase, with protein MYPILFHLPTWVPFLGGQAITSFGLMMFLAFLTAGVIARAELERLGMDEEKAWDLLFMAVVGGIVGAKLYYVFLNYDQFRVQGLSYVFNRGGMVWYGGFGLAAILVAWEAKRSKLHVPTIADVAAPALALAYAVGRMGCFLVGDDYGRPTDSWVGIAFPNGSPPSNVESLRRFGIEPDPALIEKYGNVLPVHPTQLYEVAMSTVIFLILWRIRKQPRAAGWLFMAWLAMAGIERFIVEIFRAKDDRFFGALTLAQLISIGLFMAGVAGMIHLGRRGVDAAKARGAAKAR; from the coding sequence GTGTATCCGATTCTCTTCCATCTGCCCACCTGGGTGCCCTTCCTGGGTGGCCAGGCCATCACCAGCTTCGGGCTGATGATGTTCCTCGCCTTCCTCACGGCCGGCGTGATCGCCCGTGCGGAACTCGAGCGCCTCGGCATGGACGAGGAGAAGGCGTGGGACCTGCTCTTCATGGCGGTCGTGGGCGGGATCGTGGGAGCCAAGCTCTACTACGTCTTCCTGAACTACGATCAGTTTCGGGTGCAGGGCCTGTCGTACGTGTTCAACCGCGGCGGCATGGTGTGGTACGGCGGATTCGGGCTCGCCGCGATTCTGGTGGCGTGGGAGGCGAAGCGCTCCAAGCTGCACGTGCCGACGATCGCCGACGTGGCGGCCCCGGCCCTCGCCCTCGCCTATGCGGTGGGCCGCATGGGCTGCTTTCTCGTGGGCGACGACTACGGCCGCCCCACCGACTCGTGGGTGGGCATCGCCTTCCCGAACGGCAGCCCTCCGAGCAACGTCGAGAGTCTGCGCCGCTTCGGCATCGAGCCCGATCCCGCCCTGATCGAGAAGTACGGCAACGTGCTGCCGGTGCATCCCACCCAGCTCTACGAGGTGGCGATGTCGACGGTGATCTTCCTGATCCTGTGGCGGATCCGGAAGCAGCCGCGGGCGGCGGGCTGGCTCTTCATGGCCTGGCTGGCGATGGCCGGGATCGAGCGCTTCATCGTCGAGATCTTCCGCGCCAAGGACGACCGCTTCTTCGGGGCGCTCACCCTCGCCCAGCTGATCTCGATCGGGCTGTTCATGGCGGGGGTGGCCGGCATGATCCACCTGGGGCGCCGGGGCGTGGACGCCGCGAAGGCCCGGGGCGCGGCGAAGGCCCGCTGA
- a CDS encoding BamA/TamA family outer membrane protein: MIRRGRRVPGWRCVPWLLAVGTLVLSAPLEGQTDRPELLHVQFDGNAAFPDDSLRRAIVNRPTDCRLFSWICAVGIDLKDRSYLQPRELDRDALRLQVYYMERGYRETQVDTSLVQSDGGVVLAFDIDEGRPVTIDSVEVFSFDEIPDSSVFRNLPIARGDPLSALLLEATRDTLQTRLRDTGFAFADVLVNYDIPRGSYTAQVMFDVATGPRSRFGPITVRGNRELDSLAVRRMLPFREGQLYQAHQVVEGQRNLYGLELIQSAQVRPVLTAGDTVVPVEVVVSEGQVHRVRGGFGWNQTECLSGEARWTSRNFMGGARRLTLRARLSNILADALAATACSEVGTGVFADLNWQLAGELFQPFVFSSRNSFSASAFVERQSLNPVFVRRAVGLDLAFSRSLGRGLVATAAFRPSLTELDAADLFFCTSFAACLPTDIEVFDGANLLSPVALNFTQDRRNSLLNPSSGFAWILDLEHARGYTGSDFGYDRALAEGSVYRPVGGWVLAGRLRGGIVGRGRFGDVDEDRLQVVHPQKRFFSGGANSVRGFAENRLGPRVLTTDVQTLLGYARPDDAGPVCTPESVMDRTCDPDGMPDDAFGSQPIGGTVLLEVNAELRFPVVSALQGVAFVDVGQVWAGRPEVRLDDLEFTPGFGVRYLSPIGPVRVDVAYRFRGAELLPVATEGLRPWEEGEPEALRLTVPWANGETRTLDWVATDEVNFLTSGARVGGGRDFWSRLQLHISIGQAF, from the coding sequence ATGATCCGCCGGGGCCGGCGGGTCCCGGGGTGGCGGTGCGTCCCGTGGCTCCTGGCGGTGGGGACGCTCGTCCTCTCCGCACCGCTCGAGGGACAGACCGACCGGCCCGAACTGCTCCACGTGCAGTTCGACGGCAATGCGGCCTTCCCCGACGACTCGCTGCGCCGGGCGATTGTCAATCGGCCGACCGATTGCCGGCTCTTCAGCTGGATCTGTGCCGTCGGCATCGACCTCAAGGACCGCAGCTACCTGCAGCCCCGCGAGCTCGATCGCGACGCGCTCCGACTGCAGGTGTACTACATGGAGCGCGGATACCGCGAAACGCAGGTCGACACCTCGCTCGTGCAGTCCGACGGCGGGGTGGTGCTCGCCTTCGACATCGACGAGGGGCGCCCGGTCACGATCGACTCGGTCGAGGTGTTCAGCTTCGACGAGATCCCCGACTCGTCGGTCTTCCGCAACCTGCCCATCGCGCGGGGCGACCCGCTGAGCGCACTCCTCCTGGAGGCCACGCGCGACACCCTCCAGACCCGGCTGCGCGACACCGGCTTCGCCTTCGCCGACGTGCTGGTCAACTACGACATCCCGCGCGGCTCGTACACGGCCCAGGTGATGTTCGACGTGGCCACCGGGCCGCGTTCGCGCTTCGGGCCGATCACCGTGCGAGGCAATCGGGAACTCGACAGTCTGGCGGTGCGCCGGATGCTTCCCTTCCGCGAGGGGCAGCTCTATCAGGCGCACCAGGTGGTGGAGGGGCAGCGCAACCTCTACGGACTGGAGCTGATCCAGAGCGCGCAGGTGCGCCCGGTCCTGACCGCGGGCGACACGGTCGTGCCGGTGGAGGTGGTGGTGTCGGAGGGGCAGGTGCACCGGGTGCGCGGTGGCTTCGGCTGGAATCAGACCGAGTGCCTGTCGGGCGAGGCGCGCTGGACGAGCAGAAACTTCATGGGCGGTGCGCGTCGGCTCACCCTGAGGGCGCGGCTGTCGAACATCCTGGCCGACGCCCTCGCCGCCACCGCCTGCTCGGAGGTGGGCACCGGGGTGTTCGCGGATCTCAACTGGCAGCTCGCGGGCGAGCTCTTCCAGCCCTTCGTGTTCTCGTCGCGAAACTCGTTCTCGGCCAGCGCCTTCGTCGAGCGGCAGAGCCTCAACCCCGTGTTCGTACGGCGCGCGGTGGGGCTCGATCTCGCCTTCTCGCGCTCGCTGGGCCGAGGACTGGTGGCCACCGCGGCCTTTCGCCCGTCGCTCACCGAGCTCGACGCGGCCGACCTCTTCTTCTGCACCTCGTTCGCGGCGTGTCTGCCCACCGACATCGAGGTGTTCGACGGGGCCAATCTGCTGTCGCCGGTGGCGCTGAACTTCACGCAGGATCGGCGCAACAGCCTGCTCAACCCCTCGTCGGGCTTCGCGTGGATCCTCGACCTCGAGCACGCGCGCGGCTACACGGGCTCGGACTTCGGCTACGATCGGGCGCTGGCCGAGGGGTCGGTGTACCGCCCGGTCGGCGGGTGGGTGCTCGCCGGTCGGCTGCGCGGAGGCATCGTGGGGCGCGGTCGCTTCGGCGACGTGGACGAGGATCGCCTGCAGGTGGTGCACCCGCAGAAGCGGTTCTTTTCAGGGGGCGCCAACTCGGTGCGGGGCTTCGCCGAGAATCGCCTCGGTCCCCGCGTGCTGACCACCGACGTCCAGACGCTGCTCGGCTACGCGCGGCCCGACGACGCCGGCCCCGTCTGCACCCCGGAGTCGGTGATGGACCGCACCTGCGATCCCGACGGCATGCCCGACGACGCCTTCGGCTCGCAGCCGATCGGCGGTACGGTGCTGCTCGAGGTGAATGCGGAGCTGCGGTTTCCGGTGGTGTCGGCTCTGCAGGGGGTGGCCTTCGTCGATGTCGGGCAGGTGTGGGCGGGTCGCCCCGAGGTCCGCCTCGACGATCTGGAATTCACACCCGGCTTCGGGGTGCGCTACCTGAGCCCGATCGGACCCGTGCGCGTGGACGTGGCCTACCGCTTCCGCGGCGCCGAGCTCCTGCCGGTGGCCACCGAGGGACTGCGGCCCTGGGAAGAGGGCGAGCCCGAGGCCCTGCGCCTGACCGTGCCCTGGGCGAACGGCGAGACGCGCACCCTCGACTGGGTCGCCACCGACGAGGTGAACTTTCTCACCAGTGGGGCGCGGGTCGGCGGCGGCCGCGACTTCTGGTCGCGGCTCCAGCTGCACATCTCCATCGGGCAGGCCTTCTGA
- the thiS gene encoding sulfur carrier protein ThiS: MSAETISVRLNGAERSVAAELTVRTLLESLDLRPELVVVERNREILTRDRYDQVAVEEGDVLELVHFVGGG; this comes from the coding sequence ATGAGCGCAGAAACGATTTCCGTCCGCCTGAACGGCGCCGAGCGATCGGTGGCCGCGGAGCTGACGGTTCGCACCCTTCTCGAGTCGCTCGACCTTCGCCCCGAGCTGGTGGTGGTGGAGCGCAACCGGGAGATTCTCACCCGCGACCGGTACGACCAGGTGGCCGTCGAGGAGGGCGACGTACTCGAACTCGTCCACTTCGTGGGGGGTGGATGA
- a CDS encoding TlpA disulfide reductase family protein translates to MDATSTPRRPSRLPYVTALVLMGIVVVAAWAGRDRYAGVTAGADAPTFAAMDLDGTPVSLDELEGKVVLLNVWATWCPPCRFEMPSMQRLHESIDDDDFVVLAVSVDAARPGEQDASGRVAGDVRGYVEENGYTFTVWHDPPGAIQQTYQTTGVPESFVIGRDGVIYKKVAGPTEWDSPEYQELIRRLLAS, encoded by the coding sequence ATGGACGCGACATCCACCCCCCGACGCCCCTCGCGGCTCCCCTACGTCACGGCCCTCGTGCTCATGGGCATCGTGGTGGTGGCGGCGTGGGCGGGACGGGATCGCTACGCCGGCGTCACGGCCGGGGCCGACGCGCCGACCTTCGCGGCGATGGATCTCGACGGCACTCCGGTGTCGCTGGACGAGCTCGAGGGCAAGGTGGTGCTCCTCAACGTGTGGGCCACCTGGTGCCCGCCCTGTCGCTTCGAGATGCCCTCGATGCAGCGCCTGCACGAGTCGATCGACGACGACGACTTCGTGGTGCTCGCGGTGAGCGTCGATGCCGCTCGCCCCGGGGAGCAGGACGCGTCGGGCCGGGTGGCCGGCGACGTGCGCGGGTACGTGGAGGAGAACGGCTACACCTTCACCGTCTGGCACGACCCGCCCGGCGCCATTCAGCAGACCTATCAGACGACCGGCGTGCCCGAGAGCTTCGTGATCGGTCGCGACGGCGTGATCTACAAGAAGGTGGCCGGTCCCACCGAGTGGGACTCGCCGGAGTATCAGGAGCTCATTCGACGCCTGCTGGCATCGTGA
- a CDS encoding transcription antitermination factor NusB, translating to MTGDPGPDRDARATALDVLAEVGRGRRLDRAFGVRASAMPPRERRFAQELAYGVVRLRGRLDHLLAAEVRGGLDRLSPGVLDLLRLGAYQLMRLDGVPDYAAVSATVDLARERGEGRAAGLVNAVLRALVRNGTGVERFPDRERDAVGYLARYGSHPRWLVDRWLASASVDAVAARIEADNAVPPLFFVPAGDAAEAEGRIAALGGRAQSAGRGSGALRVDEIDPAALLAAVPGWIQDPGAALVARYAHPPSGGIVADLCAAPGGKALYLARRAAYVVAADRSAPRLPPLRDNVARVGARIGVVRARAEEPPVRGADLVLVDVPCTGTGTLRRHPDARWRLSAEAPQEMARVQERILNGVARSIPEGGLLVYSTCALEPEENEERVAAFLESHPDFRIEPPDELDLPDVGDDGLLRVLPERTGFDGAFAARLRRGAAM from the coding sequence CTGACCGGGGACCCGGGACCGGACCGCGACGCGCGCGCGACCGCCCTCGACGTTCTCGCCGAGGTGGGCAGGGGGCGCCGTCTCGATCGGGCCTTCGGGGTGCGCGCTTCGGCGATGCCGCCTCGCGAGCGCCGCTTCGCGCAGGAACTCGCGTACGGGGTGGTGCGGCTGCGGGGTCGGCTCGACCATCTGCTCGCCGCCGAGGTGCGGGGAGGGCTCGACCGGCTGTCGCCGGGGGTGCTCGACCTGCTCCGCCTCGGCGCGTACCAGTTGATGCGCCTCGACGGGGTGCCCGACTACGCGGCCGTGAGCGCCACGGTCGATCTCGCCCGGGAGCGGGGCGAGGGGCGGGCCGCCGGGCTGGTCAACGCGGTGCTCCGGGCGCTCGTGCGCAACGGCACCGGGGTCGAGCGCTTCCCCGACCGGGAGCGCGATGCCGTCGGCTACCTCGCCCGGTACGGCTCCCACCCCCGCTGGCTCGTGGACCGGTGGCTGGCCTCGGCCTCCGTCGACGCGGTCGCAGCCCGCATCGAGGCCGACAACGCGGTGCCCCCGCTCTTCTTCGTGCCGGCGGGCGACGCGGCCGAGGCCGAGGGCCGCATCGCGGCGCTGGGGGGGCGCGCGCAGTCCGCCGGACGGGGGAGCGGCGCGCTCCGGGTGGACGAGATCGACCCCGCCGCGCTGCTCGCCGCCGTCCCGGGCTGGATTCAGGATCCGGGGGCGGCCCTGGTCGCCCGATACGCGCACCCGCCGTCGGGCGGAATCGTGGCGGATCTCTGCGCGGCACCGGGGGGCAAGGCCCTGTATCTGGCCCGTCGCGCGGCCTATGTTGTGGCGGCGGATCGCTCGGCGCCCCGTCTCCCTCCGCTGCGGGACAACGTGGCCCGCGTGGGCGCCCGCATCGGGGTGGTCCGCGCCCGTGCCGAAGAGCCTCCGGTGCGGGGGGCGGATCTGGTGCTCGTCGACGTGCCGTGCACCGGTACCGGCACCCTGCGACGGCACCCCGACGCGCGGTGGAGGCTGAGTGCGGAGGCACCGCAGGAGATGGCCCGTGTACAGGAACGGATCCTGAACGGCGTGGCGCGATCGATTCCGGAGGGGGGACTGCTCGTGTACAGCACCTGCGCCCTCGAGCCGGAGGAGAACGAGGAGCGGGTGGCCGCCTTCCTGGAGTCCCACCCCGACTTCCGGATCGAGCCGCCCGACGAGCTGGACCTGCCCGACGTGGGAGACGACGGGTTGCTGAGGGTGCTCCCGGAGCGGACGGGATTCGATGGGGCCTTCGCCGCGCGACTGCGGCGCGGGGCGGCGATGTGA
- a CDS encoding metallophosphoesterase, whose translation MITLVHASDIHCGEPFRAAVAEAFVEAAHAVAPQAVVISGDLTQRAKVHEFEAAAALLERLPDVPAVVTPGNHDVPLYRVFERLFAPHRNYREYISEELDTVTRIPGATIVSLDSSAPHTAIVNGRIRPHQVAFAREAFADAPADDIRIVVAHHHFAPAPDYEGDKSMPRAREILEQFTAMGVELILGGHLHRAYIGNSLDVHPGSERSKGVVIVQSGTTTSGRGRAREREKNSFNVIRIGERALEITHHMHFAETGRFEPFSVHAFPRREEMWFEQGTIRWPLDVEIDSEVTG comes from the coding sequence GTGATCACCCTCGTCCACGCCTCCGACATCCACTGCGGCGAGCCCTTCCGGGCCGCCGTGGCCGAGGCGTTCGTGGAGGCCGCGCACGCGGTGGCTCCCCAGGCGGTGGTGATCTCCGGCGACCTCACCCAGCGCGCGAAGGTACACGAGTTCGAGGCCGCGGCGGCGCTGCTCGAGCGGCTCCCGGACGTGCCTGCCGTGGTGACGCCCGGTAATCACGACGTGCCGCTCTACCGGGTGTTCGAGCGGCTGTTCGCGCCCCACCGCAACTACCGGGAGTACATCTCCGAGGAACTCGACACCGTCACCCGCATTCCCGGGGCGACGATCGTCTCGCTCGACTCGAGTGCGCCGCACACCGCGATCGTGAACGGTCGCATCCGACCGCATCAGGTGGCGTTCGCGCGCGAGGCCTTCGCGGACGCGCCCGCCGACGACATCCGCATCGTGGTTGCCCACCACCATTTCGCGCCGGCGCCCGACTACGAGGGCGACAAGAGCATGCCCCGCGCCCGCGAGATTCTGGAGCAGTTCACCGCCATGGGGGTGGAGCTGATTCTCGGCGGGCACCTCCACCGCGCCTATATCGGCAACTCCCTCGACGTGCATCCGGGGAGCGAGCGGTCGAAGGGCGTCGTGATCGTCCAGAGCGGCACCACCACCTCGGGCCGCGGGCGGGCCCGGGAGCGCGAGAAGAACTCGTTCAACGTGATCCGGATCGGCGAGCGGGCCCTCGAGATCACCCATCACATGCACTTCGCGGAAACGGGCCGTTTCGAGCCGTTCAGCGTGCACGCCTTTCCGCGCCGCGAGGAGATGTGGTTCGAGCAGGGCACCATCCGGTGGCCCCTCGACGTGGAGATCGACTCCGAGGTGACCGGATGA